From a single Collibacillus ludicampi genomic region:
- a CDS encoding DUF3800 domain-containing protein, with translation MIEVYCDESRPETIYGVNSPDRFMVLGGLWVPYDIREDVKNQIKNLKTKYDVYGEFKWNRVSPSRLEFYLKLIDLFFKNSIRFRCIVVDSHFVDIDTYHESDSELGFYKFYYQLLYHWIDSRETYWIYLDHRKNKLRNRLHKLEEVLDKAIIRDTGQLNKIGDVQAIESKQSLLIQLTDILIGAVGYRMHRLNGSQAKLQVIERIESYLEHPIWPTPKSERKFNVFKIALRG, from the coding sequence ATGATTGAGGTATATTGCGACGAGAGTCGTCCTGAGACAATATATGGAGTAAACAGTCCAGATAGATTTATGGTATTGGGAGGACTTTGGGTTCCATATGATATCCGGGAAGATGTAAAAAATCAAATTAAAAATTTAAAAACGAAATATGATGTTTATGGGGAGTTTAAATGGAACAGAGTCTCTCCATCTAGGCTTGAATTTTATCTGAAACTTATTGATCTTTTCTTCAAGAATTCCATTCGTTTCAGATGTATTGTGGTGGATAGCCATTTTGTTGACATCGACACTTATCATGAATCTGACAGCGAGCTTGGTTTCTATAAGTTTTATTATCAGTTGCTTTATCACTGGATTGATTCTCGAGAAACTTACTGGATATATTTAGATCACAGAAAAAATAAGTTACGTAACCGACTCCATAAATTAGAAGAAGTTCTCGACAAAGCCATTATTCGAGATACAGGACAATTAAACAAAATAGGAGACGTGCAGGCAATAGAGTCAAAACAATCCCTTCTTATCCAGTTAACAGATATTTTAATCGGAGCCGTTGGGTACCGAATGCATCGTTTGAACGGAAGTCAGGCTAAGTTACAAGTAATAGAACGAATTGAAAGTTATTTGGAACACCCGATTTGGCCTACCCCAAAATCCGAACGAAAGTTCAATGTGTTTAAAATTGCACTGAGGGGGTAA
- a CDS encoding HXXEE domain-containing protein — MLEYLNSAVSLNTLIWLFPIAFMLHDFEEIIWIEPWLKKNYTKVIHIVPGTYRKFIEKYAKVTSSQFAVAVLVEFILFIPTTFLAAEKHMYLFFLGFNMAILLHVLGHIQSMIWCKMYTPGVGSALLITAPYSVYVLYRFLTNGIVSCSSVFWSLHVGFLLLPIVIFGHWLGKRLVPMTKNCN; from the coding sequence ATGCTTGAATATCTTAACTCGGCAGTAAGCCTTAACACTTTAATCTGGTTATTTCCTATTGCGTTTATGTTACACGATTTTGAAGAAATCATCTGGATTGAACCGTGGTTAAAGAAAAATTACACCAAGGTTATCCATATAGTCCCCGGAACATATAGAAAATTCATCGAAAAATATGCCAAGGTCACATCTTCACAATTTGCCGTTGCTGTTTTGGTAGAATTTATTTTATTTATTCCGACCACTTTTTTGGCGGCAGAGAAACATATGTATTTATTCTTTCTCGGATTTAACATGGCGATTCTTTTGCATGTATTAGGACATATTCAATCAATGATTTGGTGTAAAATGTATACCCCAGGTGTAGGGAGTGCTTTGCTTATAACTGCCCCTTACTCCGTTTATGTGCTATATCGATTTCTAACGAATGGGATCGTAAGTTGTAGTTCGGTTTTCTGGAGTTTACACGTTGGTTTTCTATTATTGCCCATTGTGATATTTGGACACTGGTTAGGCAAGAGACTCGTTCCGATGACGAAGAATTGCAATTGA
- a CDS encoding ArsR/SmtB family transcription factor — protein sequence MELLEVFKALSNETRLQIIQWLKNPDIHFPKPQNGDLHEDGVCVSDIHKKVGLSQSTVSLYLSMLQKAGLIKAKRIGQWTYYKRDEENIQKIKELLSRDL from the coding sequence ATGGAACTTTTGGAAGTATTTAAAGCTTTGTCCAATGAAACGAGATTGCAGATCATCCAGTGGTTAAAAAATCCTGACATTCACTTCCCAAAACCACAAAATGGGGATCTACACGAAGATGGGGTTTGCGTAAGCGATATCCATAAAAAAGTTGGACTGTCACAATCCACGGTGTCCCTGTACCTATCCATGCTGCAAAAAGCCGGATTGATAAAAGCAAAAAGGATTGGGCAATGGACTTATTATAAAAGGGATGAAGAGAACATCCAAAAAATTAAGGAATTGTTATCTAGGGATTTGTAA